ATGAAAAAACGTCTCACCGAGGTCGGCGAGCAGCGGTGTCCGCGCGATATCCTGCTCGAGGCCAAGCAGCTCGGGTTTTCCGACGCCCAGATCGGCTGCGCTCTCGGCCAGAGCGAGGAGGCGACCCGGACGCTGCGCAAGGCTTACGGCCTGGCCCCCTGCGTCAAGCAGATCGATACCCTCGCCGCCGAGTATCCGGCGCAGACCAACTATCTTTACCTGACCTACAACGGCCAGGAGGATGATGTCACCTTCAATGCCCGCAACGCGGTGATGGTCCTCGGGAGCGGCGCCTACCGCATCGGCAGTTCCGTCGAGTTTGACTGGTGCTGCGTTAATTCGGTCATGACTCTAAAGCAGTTGAACTATCAGACCATTATGGTCAACTACAATCCCGAGACGGTCAGCACCGACTATGATGTTTGCGACAAGCTCTATTTCGACGAGCTCAGTTTTGAAGCGGTCAGTGATATCTACGAGAAGGAAAAACCGCTGGGGGTCATCATTTCGATGGGCGGGCAGATCCCCAACAACCTGGCGCTGCGCCTGCACCGGGCCGGAGTCCGGGTGCTCGGCACCTCGGCGATGAGCATTGACAGCGCCGAGGACCGCCACAAGTTCTCGAAACTGCTCGACGAGCTCCACATTGATCAGCCCGCCTGGGCGGAATTGACCTCGATCGAACGGGCGATCACCTTCGCCGCCGAGGTGGGCTATCCGGTGCTCGTGCGGCCCTCCTACGTGCTCAGCGGCGCGGCGATGAGCGTCGCCTCCACGGACGCCGAACTCGAGCGCTTTCTCAACAAGGCGGCGGATATCTCCGCTGACCATCCGGTGGTCATCTCCAAGTTCATCGAGAACGCCAAGGAGATCGAGATCGATGCGGTGGGGCAAGAGGGGGAGCTGCTGGTCTACGCCATCAGCGAACATGTCGAGAATGCCGGCGTCCATTCCGGCGATGCCACCATCGTCCTGCCGCCGCAGCGCACCTTTCTGGAGACGACACGCCGCATCAAAAAGATCGCCCGCGAGATTGCGGCGGCGCTCAAGATCAACGGCCCCTTCAACATCCAGTTCGTCGCCAAGGACAATGAGGTCAAGGTGATCGAATGCAACCTGCGCGCCTCGCGCAGTTTTCCCTTCGTCTCCAAGATCTTCGATATCAATTTCATTGATGTCGCGACGCGGGTGATCATGGGGCATCATCCGCCGCGGATCGACCGCTCCGCCTTCGATCTCGAATATGTCGGGGTCAAGGCGCCGCAGTTTTCGTTCACCCGTCTCAGCGGCGCCGATCCGACCGTCGGCGTCGAAATGGCCTCCACCGGTGAAGTGGCCTGCCTGGGCGATGATTTTGACGAGGCCTTTCTGCTCGCGCTGCTCTCGGTGGGCTACCGCCTGCCTATCCGCACTGTGTTGCTTTCCACCGGTCCGATCGAGAGCAAGGTGGAGTTCCTCGGCGCCACCCGCAAACTGCATGAGATGGGGATCCAATTCTATGCCACCGGCGGAACGGCGCGGTTTATGCAGGAGAACGGCATCCCGGCGATGACCCTGCACTGGCCGCTCTCGGAGAAGAAACCAGGTGTCCTCGACTATATCAGCGAGCGCAAGATCGATCTGGTCATCAATATCCCGAAAAATTTCCAGGAAGAGGAACTGACCAACGATTATATGATCCGCCGGGCGGCAGTCGATTTCGCGATTCCGCTCTTCACCAACATGCAGCTGGCGCGGCGTTTCGTCGAAGCCTTGAGCCGCAAGACGATCAAGGAACTGCAGATCAAGAGCTGGCGCGAATACCTCCATTAGCTGTGCCGGCCGGCACAGGACGGCGAAAAAAGTCTTGCGCATGACCGGAAATATATCTAAAATTCGCAGCGAATCATCTCATGAGGAGGAGAAGGCTATGGGCGGTGTGCAGCGAATTATGGTGATCGTGCTGTTGGGGCTTTGTGCGAGTGCCTGGGCGCTCCAGGAGACCCCAGCCAGGCGAACGCTGGCGGTGCTCGATTTTGAGAACAACAGCCTCAAGAACAAGGAGGAACTCGAACCCCTCTGCAAGGGGCTCTCCGACATGTTCATCACCGAGTTGAGCAAGGTGCAGGAGTTTCAAATCGTCGAGCGCGCCAATTTACAGCAGATCCTTGAGGAGATGAAGCTGGGTCAGTCGGGCATGATCGAATCCTCCGCCGCCCAGGAGGTGGGCAAAATGCTCGGGGCGCAAAATCTCATCCTCGGCTCCTTTATGATGATGCTCGACGGCAAGATGCGGATCGACGCCCGCCTGGTCGAGGTCGAGAGCGGCAAGACGCTCATGGCGGAGGAGGAGACCGGATCCCCTAACGATCTCTCGAAAATGGTGACCAATCTGGTGGGCAAGAACATCCGCCGCATGAACATCCGGCTCTCCGGCGAGGAGAGCAAGGCCCTGCGGGAAACGGACAACAAATCGTTTGATGCGGCGCTACTCTTTGCGCGTGGCATCGATTTTGAAGAGAAGGGTAACCTGGCCGAGGCGCGCCGGTGCTATCTCCAGGCGCTCAAGCTCAATCCCAAATTTCGCCGCGCTCGCGCCCGTTTGCTCGCCTTGCGCAAGGGGAACTAGACCGCCTGCTGCATCAAAACAATCAGAGAGGCCTCTATGGTTCGACATCGTATTCTGGCAGGCTGCATCCTGGTCCTGCTCTTTGCCCTCATGCACCAGGGGTGCGCCCCTTCACGGCAAAACCTCGGGCACGAGCTGATCGAGCGCGGCGAATACGCGCAAGCCGTGCGGCCCCTCAAGATGGCGATCGCCGAAAACTATACCGACATCGAATCGATCCGCGACATGGGCATCGCCATGTACCACGCCGGCAAGCAGAAGCTCGCCCGCGGCTTTCTCCGCCTGGCCCTCAGCCGCTCACCCCGGGATCTCGCCGCCCTCTACTACCTCGGCCTGGTCTATGAAGCAAGCGGCGAGATCGGCCCGGCCATGCAGCAGTATAGCCTTTACACCCAGCTCAATCCCTCGGGCCCGGTGAGCCGCATCGTCCGCGGTCGGCTGCAGGTGCTGCTCCGCCAGCAGATGGCCGATCAGATCAAGACCCTGCTGGCCCAGGAGAACGCGATGGAGGCCACGCCCGCCCCCGAGAATTCCATCGCAGTGCTCTATTTCACCAACCTCTCCAGCAATCCCGAGTATATCCCCCTGCAGAAGGGCCTGGCCGAGATGATCATCACCGATCTCGCCCAGGTCCGGAGCCTCCAGGTGGTCGAACGGGCGCGCATCCAAATGCTCATGGACGAGATGGGACTGGGCCAGTCCGGCCTGGTCAAGGAGGAGACCGCGCCGCGGATGGGCAAGCTGCTCAGCGTGCGCCGGGTGGTCCAGGGCGCCTTTGCTGGGACCGAACAGAATCAGCTCCAGATCGATGCCGCGCTGGCGACGCTGGGGGTAGCGGCCGCAGCACCGGCTGAAAAGATCTCCGGCCCACTCGACGACTTTTATCAGCTGCAGAAGGATCTGGTCTTTAACCTGATCGATGTCATGGGATTAAAACTCTCGCGCGATGAACGGGAGGCCATCCAGCGCATCCCCACCAAGAATCTCACCGCTTTTATGGCCTGGTGCCGGGGCCTGGATGAAGAGGATCAGGGACAGTGGCAGAGGGCGGGGGAGGAGTACCAGCGCGCGCTCGAGGCCGATCCCGGATTCACGGCGGCCCGGCAAGCGGTAGAGCGCACCGAGGCGTTTGCCGCCTACACACCGCGGCCGGTCATGGCCGCCCCCTCGCTGCTCGCAGCGGCGACGACGCGGAAAGCAGAGGAGAAGCCCGAGAGCCGGCGGCAAAGCCTCCAGCCGGTTGAGACGCCGCCGGCAACGCCGGCCATCCTGCCAACGGTCGACCTGCTGACGCGCGCCGCCGCCCAGGTCACACCCGGCTTTATTCCGGGTCTTGAATCGCGCAAACCGACAACCGAAACCGGTTCGATCGGTCTCGGCACCGGTTTCCCGATCGAAGTCCATATCCAGTTGCCCGTCAAACACTGAATTGCACCCCTGTTTGCAGCAAGGAAAGCCCTATGATCCCGCAACGACGTGCATCTCTGCCGTTCCTTCTTTTCATCCTGCTCTTCTCTGTGGTCTCCCGGATGGCAGCCCAACCAGCCATGCTGCAGCGCTCCAGAGAGGGTGCCGCATCCGCTGGCGCCGTGTTCCAGCTGTGGAAGGTGGAGGACGATCAGGCGCGGCAGATCGCCTTCCCGGTGACTTTTCTCTACCCGGTCAACGAGCAAACCCAGCTCTCCATGGCCATGGGCCCGGCTTTCAGCACGGTGGAAAGCACGGGCAGCGCCGCCCTCAACGGTTTTTCGGACACGCGCTTCAGCGGCAGCTATCTCTTTAAAAACGAGAAACTCCTTGCCACCTTCGGCCTCAATCTCCCCAGCGGCAAGTCCGCTCTCAATACGGAAGAGCTGGCAGTGGCCAACATCCTCGCCCTGCACGCCTTTGATTTTACCTCGCCGATCCTCGGGCAGGGTCTGGACGTCAGTGCGGGCATGGTCAGTGCGTTCCCCCTCGCCGGAATGGTCGCTGGATTGGGCGCCGGCTTTTTGCTGCGCGGAGGCTTTGAACCCTACGAGAATGGCGGGGGTAGCTACAATCCCGGCGAGGAGATCACCCTTTCCGCCTCGGTGGACTATCCGTTAAGCCACCGGCAAAAGCTGATGCTGGATGCGGGATATACCCTGTATACCGCCGACAAGGTGGGTAGTGCCAAGGTATTCCAGGCCGGCAACCGCCTCACCCTCCAGGCGATGGCCTGGTTTCCCGGCTCGCGTGCCGGACTGCTCCTGCTGATCCGTGACCGTATCCGCGCCAAAAACAAGTTCAGCAGCGGCGAAGCTCTCATCCCCGAGCGCCAGAACAGCAACGGCAACGAGCTCGAGCTCTCCGCTACCGTCACCGTACCGCGCGGCGCCTATACCACCTTACGCGGCGTGGTCGAGGGCAAGGTCTATAGCAACAATGCCTATGAAATCGGCGGCGCCACCATCGGCGGTTTCGGCGCCGGTCTGAGCAAGACCTTCTCGCCGCACGTTTCGTTTGAGCTGGATGCCCGACTCTATGTCGGATCGCTCAAGACCGAGATCAATTCGGTCCATCTCACCGGCCTGAAAACCACAGGCGGTCTAAAATTCCGGCTTTGATCCTGTCGAGGAGTGATAACCCATGCGTTTGATGCTCAACAATAAATCAGCTGCCGTGCTCATCGCAGCCGCGGTGCTTCTCACCCTTGGCGGTTGCGGCCGGCAGAGCAATCAGCCCGATGGCTGGCCTACCCTGCGTCTGCATTTACGCTATGTCTCGCAGCCCGGTTCGCCCTCCTTTGTCGCCTCCCGGGGAGAAGCGCCGGCCGCCTTGGGCAAACTGGCTCGCCTGGTAGAGGATCAGGTCCTGCTGCTGCATTGCGATGACGCCACCCCCTCAGGTGCGGCGGATGCGACCGATTACCACAACGATTTCTCCCTCTATAACATCAAGCGGGATTCCTCCGTCACGCCCGCCCTCAAAAAAGCCCTGATCCTCGACGGCGCCAGCGGATATGGCCTCTCCAACACTTATGGCGCCGAAGCCGCTGAGCTCGATGGCACCCGGGGCTTCGAACTCTCTTTCCGCATGCGGCTGACCGGCCCGGCTACCTCCCGCGAGCAACGCATCTTCGACCGTCACGATCCCACCGGCGGCTTCACCGTCGGGACCATCATTCCCGCCGGTACCGTAGGATACGGCCAGCACCTCTACCTCCGCTTCAAACAGGACGGCACCGAGACGACCCTGGTTGGCAAATCCAATCTGGAGTTGGACCGCTGGTACAAGGTCACCGCCCGCTATGACCTCAGCCAAATGACGCTCCTAATCGACGATAAAACCGATACCTCACGCAGTGCGGCGGGCGCGGTCTCGCCCTCAAATCGCGCCACGGTTATCGGGGCCGGCTGGAACGGCGATGTGATCGGCTATTATTTCAAAGGACGCCTGGACGAAATCTCGCTCAAGACCAAGGTTGAGTATGAGGATCTGGACCGGGTCCAGCTGGCCATCTTTGATTTTTCTGAATATGCCAGCGAGGAGGCATTCTATCGCTCGGAGGCGTGGGAACACTATGCCCAGGCCCTGAATGCGATGACTGCCGATACGGCCTTCGTGCCGACCTGGGACCAATACGCCAAGCTCTGGCAGACCTATTTCAAGATCATCTCCGAACAGAACCTGATGGTGGATGGAGCCTTTGCGACGGGAACGGTGCGAGGTGTGGAAGGAATGAATGCCGTGGTGGTATCCGGCATCAAGGACGGTGTGATGAAATGGTATGGCGAGGCCCTGGTACTGGCGACCGGCGAGGGCGTGACCGATGTCTGGGTGCCTTTATATGGTTACGAGGGCGGCGCCTACTGATTGACCAGCAGCCGCTGCCGGACGATCCTGGCCATCTCTGCGGCGGCGCGGCTGTGCTGCATTCCCTCCAGCTTGCCGGAGGCCTGCGTTTTCCTCAGGCGTTCGTCCTCCGGCACATCTCCCCAATCCTTCAGTGTGATCCCCAGAACCGCTTTCACCACTTCGACCATGGCCTGCACCCGCCGCCGCTCTACATCCGGCTGCACGCGGTTGACGATCAGCCGCGGCTGGAACGACGCCCAGCCCTCGGCGATCACGGCGGTCAGGTGCGGATTGGCCTGCTGCAGCCGGTCGGTGAAGGCCGGCAGGGTCTCAACACGGTCCGGGTGCGTTAGATCACCGAGACGGCTGATCCGGGCGAAGAGTTCCGGCCAATGACGGGATTGATGCTGAATCTTGCGCAGAAAACCGTAGCGAATGAACTGGTAGCTTTCGAGCAGCGACGAATTGGGGATGCGCGCGATCACAAGGGAGTGATCGGCAGCGAGAAAGAGGTCGAGGTGGCGATAACTGGCACCCTGGCCGCAATCGATGATCAACTCGTCCGCCTGCAGTTTGCGCAGGTGCAGGAGCAGCTTTTGCTTGGCGGCCAGGGAGAGGCGGGGATGGTCAGCCATCGCAGAAGTACCGGTGATGAAGGCGAGATTTTTCAAGCCGGCCGGCTGCGGCAGACGGTTGATGTCTTCTCCCCGCTCCTGCAGGAAACGCCGCAGACGTGTCTCGTTCCCTGCCGGGTCGCTGCGTCCATACAGGCCGGATGCGGCCAGATCGCTGTCGAGAAGAATGGTGCTGCGGCCCAGATCCGCCAAAGCCATGGCGAGCAGCCAACTCAGGGTAGTCACGCCGCTGCCGCGATGTCCAGAGCCGAGGGCAAAAATACGCGGGCCCCGAACCGCTGCGGGGCCCGCGCTGGCGAGCAGCATATCGAGATCGATGGCGGCAAATTCGGCAAACATACGTTTTCCTTGTTGGATCCTGGCGGTATTGCACTGCAAGAGACAAGCCAGGAATGCGTAGTTTGCCGAAAAAATGACTCAGCAAAAACAATAGGTTAAATTTTTATCCCACCATCCTTCCGCTGCATTCGGGAGCCGCTGTACTAGGTGCATGACAGGTGTCCCTTTTGCGTGACGCGTGCCGCCCTCCCCCCTTTAACATCGCATTCCGTGACCGGCTCCGGCTACTTCTGAAACGGTGCAGCCTCCTTGAGATGGTTGACCTCCGTACCCATCACACTGTGCGGGATGGCGAAGGCGATCAGGGTGATGATGGCTGCGCCCAGCACCCAAGCGCGCACCCGCTCCGGACGGCGTAAATGCAGCGCGGCGATCAGCCAGACCACCAGGGCAATCAGGGTCTTGTTGTCCGTAAGATCGGTGCCAAAGGGCAGGCCGGTCCAGTAGGCGCCAAAAGCAGCGTGCTGTACCAGCGGGCCAAGCACCATGCCACCAACAAAAAGGAGCCCGAGCGTCCATAGAACCAGCCTGTCCAAGCGGGCTCCCCTTTTCAGCGCTTCCAGCCCGGTCCTGGTCGAGAGCAGCATCGCCATGAACATGACCAGAATGTGCGGAATGAGCACCGCAGCCGGAACCGGATAGCGGAACCGGCTGACGACCACGCCCTGCGCCGGGAGGCGCTGGGTCTGTCCATTCTGGGTATACTCGATATAATACTGCACTTTGCCGCCGGTGGGCTGCTCCGGCAATTCGGCCACGAATCGGCCTTGCTTGCTCACCATCGGCTGTGCGCTCCATTCGTCATTGGAATTGAGCCGCCGAAAAAAGATCGTCGCCTCCCCGGAATCGCTCCCCGCAGGAAGGGTCACCTGGTGATTTTCGCCGATGATATGGGCGCATGGCAATTTGTAGGAGATGGTCCGGCCATCGAGAAGAAAGGACCCGCGAAACGGATGAGTCGGACCGGTCAGCCGCTGATAGATGGCAGAGAAAAGCGTTATGACGATGGCCAGCAGCCAGAGAACAAGAGAGCGTTTCATGTCAACCTCGAAGGAAGGGCGGAGAATTTCGCAATCTAACAAACAGGAGAGGCCCTTATCTTATTCCATTCGGATGCAAAAGGGTTGAAAATAAGTTCTGAAAGCTTTACATTAAACCGATGATTAACCATGTCCGAACGTGTCCTTCTCTCAATATGAGGTAGTCTCATGTTCCTGCGACGCTTTTCCCTGATTGCACTCCTGGTGATTGGATTGCTCATCGCCTGCCGGGTCCGCAAGTCCATAGACACCGGCATCGAGTTCGTTAGAATCCCCGGCGGTGCATACTCCATGGGCGATACCTTTGGCGACGGCGACAGCGATGAGCAGCCGGTTTATCTCGCCAAGGTGAAAACCTTTTACCTCGGCAAAAGCGAGGTGACCGTAGCCCAGTTCCGCCGCTTTGTCGAAGCCACCGGCTATCAGACGGTTGCGGAAAAGGAGGGAAGCGGCTGGGCCTGGGATGGTCGCAAGATCGACCGGATCGCCGGGGCCAGCTGGCGCCATCCCGGCTTTGAACAGAACGACACCCATCCGGTGGTCAATGTCAGCTGGAGCGATGCCCAGGCCTTTTGCGAATGGGCCGGCTGCCGCCTGCCCACCGAGGTGGAGTGGGAGTATGCTGCGCGCAACCGCGGGGAAAAGATCCGCTTCAGCTGGGGCAATGAGACGCCCCAGGGCCTCCGGGGCGGCAATGTCGCCGATGAAACCGGGGCCGCCGGCTATCCTCTGAAAAGCTGGTTCAAGGGCTATTCAGACGGCTTTGTTTTCACCGCGCCGGTGGGTCAATTCGCTCCCAATGGGCTCGGACTGGTGGATATGACCGGGAATGTCCTCGAGTGGTGTTTCGACGCCTATGAAGAGTATATCGGTCCGATGCCGCCGAACCGCGAGTTCAACGCTATGCCGATGGAACGCTCGCGGGTGCTGCGCGGCGGCTCCTGGGCGGATGACCCCAACTACAGCCGCTGCAGCGAACGTGCTGGCCAGGACCCGGCTTTCTCTTTCCCTTGGATCGGCTTTCGCGTCGCCTCCTC
The nucleotide sequence above comes from bacterium. Encoded proteins:
- the carB gene encoding carbamoyl-phosphate synthase (glutamine-hydrolyzing) large subunit → MTEKVIILGSSALKIGEAGEFDYSGSQAIKALKEEGIRTILVNPNIATIQTSEHLADEVYFLPVTPYFVEQVIKKEKPDGILLSFGGQTALNCGVALEREGVLRRYGVAVLGTPVEAIMNTEDRDLFTAKLRQIDVKTPRSQAVTSVDEAVRVAAEIGYPVMIRIAYALGGLGSGICRSVEEVRERAQKAFSYTRQILVEEYLLGWKEIEYEIVRDQFDNCLSVCNMENFDPMGIHTGESIVVAPSQTLTSREYHLLREIAIRTVRHLGIIGECNIQYALEPDSEDYRVIEINARLSRSSALASKATGYPLAAVAAKLALGHSLIDLPNSVTRVTKASFEPALDYVVVKIPRWDLKKFRQVSKKLGSAMKSVGEIMAIGRKFEEALQKGLRMLEIGFDGVVLNRPFEIGDLREELAAPTDLRIFAIPQAMEEGMSIDEIHTLTHIDRWFLYKIANIVAMKKRLTEVGEQRCPRDILLEAKQLGFSDAQIGCALGQSEEATRTLRKAYGLAPCVKQIDTLAAEYPAQTNYLYLTYNGQEDDVTFNARNAVMVLGSGAYRIGSSVEFDWCCVNSVMTLKQLNYQTIMVNYNPETVSTDYDVCDKLYFDELSFEAVSDIYEKEKPLGVIISMGGQIPNNLALRLHRAGVRVLGTSAMSIDSAEDRHKFSKLLDELHIDQPAWAELTSIERAITFAAEVGYPVLVRPSYVLSGAAMSVASTDAELERFLNKAADISADHPVVISKFIENAKEIEIDAVGQEGELLVYAISEHVENAGVHSGDATIVLPPQRTFLETTRRIKKIAREIAAALKINGPFNIQFVAKDNEVKVIECNLRASRSFPFVSKIFDINFIDVATRVIMGHHPPRIDRSAFDLEYVGVKAPQFSFTRLSGADPTVGVEMASTGEVACLGDDFDEAFLLALLSVGYRLPIRTVLLSTGPIESKVEFLGATRKLHEMGIQFYATGGTARFMQENGIPAMTLHWPLSEKKPGVLDYISERKIDLVINIPKNFQEEELTNDYMIRRAAVDFAIPLFTNMQLARRFVEALSRKTIKELQIKSWREYLH
- a CDS encoding CsgG/HfaB family protein, coding for MGGVQRIMVIVLLGLCASAWALQETPARRTLAVLDFENNSLKNKEELEPLCKGLSDMFITELSKVQEFQIVERANLQQILEEMKLGQSGMIESSAAQEVGKMLGAQNLILGSFMMMLDGKMRIDARLVEVESGKTLMAEEETGSPNDLSKMVTNLVGKNIRRMNIRLSGEESKALRETDNKSFDAALLFARGIDFEEKGNLAEARRCYLQALKLNPKFRRARARLLALRKGN
- a CDS encoding CsgG/HfaB family protein, producing MVRHRILAGCILVLLFALMHQGCAPSRQNLGHELIERGEYAQAVRPLKMAIAENYTDIESIRDMGIAMYHAGKQKLARGFLRLALSRSPRDLAALYYLGLVYEASGEIGPAMQQYSLYTQLNPSGPVSRIVRGRLQVLLRQQMADQIKTLLAQENAMEATPAPENSIAVLYFTNLSSNPEYIPLQKGLAEMIITDLAQVRSLQVVERARIQMLMDEMGLGQSGLVKEETAPRMGKLLSVRRVVQGAFAGTEQNQLQIDAALATLGVAAAAPAEKISGPLDDFYQLQKDLVFNLIDVMGLKLSRDEREAIQRIPTKNLTAFMAWCRGLDEEDQGQWQRAGEEYQRALEADPGFTAARQAVERTEAFAAYTPRPVMAAPSLLAAATTRKAEEKPESRRQSLQPVETPPATPAILPTVDLLTRAAAQVTPGFIPGLESRKPTTETGSIGLGTGFPIEVHIQLPVKH
- a CDS encoding LamG domain-containing protein, whose amino-acid sequence is MRLMLNNKSAAVLIAAAVLLTLGGCGRQSNQPDGWPTLRLHLRYVSQPGSPSFVASRGEAPAALGKLARLVEDQVLLLHCDDATPSGAADATDYHNDFSLYNIKRDSSVTPALKKALILDGASGYGLSNTYGAEAAELDGTRGFELSFRMRLTGPATSREQRIFDRHDPTGGFTVGTIIPAGTVGYGQHLYLRFKQDGTETTLVGKSNLELDRWYKVTARYDLSQMTLLIDDKTDTSRSAAGAVSPSNRATVIGAGWNGDVIGYYFKGRLDEISLKTKVEYEDLDRVQLAIFDFSEYASEEAFYRSEAWEHYAQALNAMTADTAFVPTWDQYAKLWQTYFKIISEQNLMVDGAFATGTVRGVEGMNAVVVSGIKDGVMKWYGEALVLATGEGVTDVWVPLYGYEGGAY
- a CDS encoding formylglycine-generating enzyme family protein, translated to MFLRRFSLIALLVIGLLIACRVRKSIDTGIEFVRIPGGAYSMGDTFGDGDSDEQPVYLAKVKTFYLGKSEVTVAQFRRFVEATGYQTVAEKEGSGWAWDGRKIDRIAGASWRHPGFEQNDTHPVVNVSWSDAQAFCEWAGCRLPTEVEWEYAARNRGEKIRFSWGNETPQGLRGGNVADETGAAGYPLKSWFKGYSDGFVFTAPVGQFAPNGLGLVDMTGNVLEWCFDAYEEYIGPMPPNREFNAMPMERSRVLRGGSWADDPNYSRCSERAGQDPAFSFPWIGFRVASSSKP